One Malus domestica chromosome 11, GDT2T_hap1 genomic region harbors:
- the LOC103448522 gene encoding uncharacterized protein: MPPAGPRSGDAIFANVERVNAELFTLTYGAIVRQLLTDLEEVEEVNKQLDQMGYNIGIRLIDEFLAKSNVSRCVDFKETAEVIAKVGFKMFLGVTASVTNWDADGTCCSIVLEDNPLVDFVELPDTCQGLYYCNILSGVVRGALEMVSMKTEISWIRDMLRGDDAFELQVKLLKQIPEEYPYKDDE, translated from the exons ATGCCTCCAGCTGGCCCTCGATCTGGTGACGCAATCTTTGCCAACGTTGAACGCGTG AATGCGGAGTTATTTACGTTGACGTATGGTGCAATTGTGCGCCAGCTGCTCACTGATCTTGAGGAGGTTGAAGAGGTTAACAAGCAGCTTGATCAAAT GGGCTATAATATTGGCATTCGATTAATTGATGAGTTTCTAGCAAAATCTAATGTATCTAGATGTGTTGACTTCAAGGAGACAGCTGAAGTGATTGCAAAG GTTGGTTTCAAAATGTTCTTGGGGGTCACCGCATCTGTTACAAATTGGGATGCTGATGGAACATGTTGCAGTATTGTTCTGGAGGACAATCCTCTGGTAGACTTTGTTGAGCTTCCAGATACTTGCCAAGGTCTTTACTATTGCAATATCTTAAGTGGAGTTGTAAGAGGGGCCTTAGAAATG GTATCGATGAAGACTGAAATCAGTTGGATCCGTGATATGCTTCGAGGAGATGATGCATTCGAGTTGCAAGTTAAGCTCCTCAAGCAAATTCCAGAAGAGTACCCGTACAAAGATGATGAGTAA
- the LOC103430113 gene encoding gibberellin 2-beta-dioxygenase 8-like, whose protein sequence is MDFEPPFQQTWKAILLQNSSHEALLKSHDYDKLSLAEECELPLIDLSHLNLGHLERDKCMNDIAQAANQWGFFQVVNHGVSQKVIKSMQYEQKRLFHMPFAEKVEKNFLNLSSNCYRWGNPQATCLRQFLWSEAFHISLNEIPTMNDLHKSLKSTIEAFVKMVSGLAKSLAEILAQPLGVKSIYFEENCPPRSSYLRLNRYAPRPFPSQVFGLVSHTDTDFLTIVHQDQVGGLEIFKDGRWMAVKPNPEALIVNIGDLFEALSNGIYKSIKHRVVTGQEVERFSVAYFYCPSYDVVVRSCGDEPSTYRQFTLREYKLQTQIDVQETGEKVGLPRFLL, encoded by the exons ATGGATTTCGAACCTCCATTCCAACAAACCTGGAAGGCAATACTCTTACAGAATTCCAGCCATGAAGCATTATTAAAAAGTCATGATTATGACAAGCTTTCTCTTGCTGAGGAATGTGAGCTGCCTCTGATAGATCTTAGCCATCTAAATTTGGGTCACCTAGAGAGAGACAAGTGTATGAATGATATCGCTCAAGCTGCAAACCAATGGGGTTTCTTCCAAGTTGTGAATCATGGAGTTTCACAAAAAGTTATAAAGAGCATGCAATATGAGCAAAAGAGGCTATTTCACATGCCCTTTGCAGAAAAGGTTGAAAAGAATTTCTTGAATTTATCCAGCAACTGTTACCGCTGGGGAAATCCACAAGCTACTTGTTTGAGGCAGTTCTTATGGTCAGAAGCATTTCATATATCACTCAATGAAATTCCAACAATGAATGATCTTCACAAGAGTCTCAA GTCAACAATTGAAGCATTCGTGAAGATGGTATCTGGTTTGGCTAAAAGCTTAGCTGAAATTCTGGCACAGCCTTTGGGTGTCAAATCGATTTACTTTGAAGAGAATTGCCCACCAAGAAGTAGTTATCTTCGACTGAATAGATACGCTCCACGTCCGTTTCCTTCGCAAGTGTTTGGCCTCGTCTCGCACACTGATACCGATTTCCTAACTATAGTTCACCAGGACCAAGTAGGAGGtctggaaatatttaaagaTGGAAGATGGATGGCAGTTAAACCTAATCCTGAAGCTCTCATTGTCAACATTGGGGACTTGTTTGAG GCCTTGAGCAATGGCATATACAAGAGCATCAAACACCGAGTGGTTACCGGACAAGAAGTTGAGAGGTTTTCTGTGGCATATTTCTACTGCCCCTCCTACGATGTAGTGGTCCGAAGCTGCGGTGATGAACCATCAACTTATAGGCAGTTCACTTTGAGGGAGTATAAACTCCAAACTCAAATTGATGTTCAGGAAACTGGTGAGAAAGTAGGGCTCCCAAGATTTCTCCTTTGA
- the LOC103448524 gene encoding protein NDR1-like gives MPDQSGGCCRCCFSFIFTLGLTALFVWLSLRTSNPKCTIRSFYLPALNRTLNDTKNTTVFVTLRLGNTNKDKGVYYDAVNLTFRLQPNATGIPVATYAVPRFYQGHKKTATKKVVVGPQGLNWTAVSSGVYPNGSAIFRVDLATAVRFKIMFWRTKRHKLNVGADVLVNDSGGKVNRKDIKLSAAPDHHLIGFFSGQVGVLSNFLVLIFLIFL, from the coding sequence ATGCCGGATCAATCAGGCGGGTGCTGCAGGTGCTGCTTCAGCTTCATATTCACCCTCGGCCTCACAGCCCTCTTCGTGTGGCTGAGCCTGCGCACCTCCAACCCCAAGTGCACAATCCGCTCGTTTTACCTTCCTGCCCTCAACCGGACCCTAAACGACACCAAAAACACCACCGTCTTCGTCACCCTCAGGCTCGGAAACACCAACAAGGACAAGGGCGTTTACTACGACGCCGTCAACCTCACCTTCCGGCTGCAGCCCAACGCCACCGGCATACCGGTGGCAACTTATGCGGTGCCCCGGTTCTACCAGGGGCACAAGAAGACGGCCACAAAGAAAGTGGTCGTGGGGCCCCAAGGACTCAACTGGACGGCGGTGTCCAGTGGGGTCTACCCCAATGGGAGTGCGATTTTTAGGGTGGATTTGGCCACTGCTGTGAGGTTCAAGATCATGTTTTGGAGGACCAAGAGGCATAAGCTGAATGTTGGGGCTGATGTGCTGGTCAATGACTCTGGTGGAAAAGTCAACAGGAAGGATATCAAGCTCTCTGCTGCACCAGATCATCACCTGATTGGATTCTTTTCTGGACAGGTGGGGGTTTTGTccaatttcttggttttgattttccttatttttttgtga